In a single window of the Gossypium hirsutum isolate 1008001.06 chromosome A13, Gossypium_hirsutum_v2.1, whole genome shotgun sequence genome:
- the LOC107894187 gene encoding uncharacterized protein has translation MGLPCTMALWFQLLLLMCGSGIHGVKNLREKQGDAQLVRKVEDKYSLVSNIAHPAAEESSSQVAKQLGDIYSSFSVLVDKSTKLSSDQLAKELEDKYSRIAAWKPFVDKTPQSSSQLAKELEDKYSRIAAWKPFVDKTPQSSSQLAKELEDSGYNIPS, from the exons ATGGGTCTTCCATGCACTATGGCTCTTTGGTTTCAGCTTCTACTTTTGATG TGTGGCAGTGGGATACATGGTGTGAAGAATTTGAGGGAAAAACAAGGGGATGCTCAACTTGTTAGAAAGGTGGAGGATAAATATTCTCTTGTTTCTAATATAGCACATCCTGCAGCTGAGGAGTCATCTTCTCAAGTTGCTAAGCAACTGGGGGATATATATTCTAGTTTTTCTGTGTTGGTGGACAAAAGTACTAAGTTGTCTTCTGATCAACTTGCTAAGGAGCTGGAGGATAAATATTCTAGAATTGCTGCCTGGAAACCTTTTGTTGACAAAACTCCCCAATCATCTTCTCAACTTGCTAAGGAGCTGGAGGATAAATATTCTAGAATTGCTGCCTGGAAACCTTTTGTTGACAAAACTCCCCAATCATCCTCTCAACTTGCTAAGGAGCTGGAGGATTCCGGTTACAATATTCCTTCTTAA